GCTGGTGCACCAGTTGCCCGATGGTTGCAAAACGGTGTTTAACCTCTACGTGATGGAAGGCTATAGCCACCGCGAAATAGCCGAACTGCTCGGCATTTCCGAAGGCACGTCGAAATCGCAATTGAGTTTCTCCCGCAAAAAACTGCAGGAGATGGTACAAACATTTTATGACCAATCATTACAGCGCCATGAGCAATCAAGATAATTTTTTCGAATCGTTTAAAGATGCGGCACGCCACACTGAGGAGCAACGCTTCGAAGGCTTTGAGGCCGTATGGCAGCGGGTAGAACAGCGGTTGGATGAACAGCAGCAACCCAAGGCCGTTATATTTCCTTGGAAGCGGGTATTGAGCATTGCTGCCGCCGCCATCGTAATACTCATGCTGGGTATTTGGTGGTACAACAGCAGTACCCAACAACCCATGATACCTGCCAAAGATGTAGCCATTGTTTTACCCCCAACGCCAACGCAGCCGGATGATACAGTAGACACCGAAGCCATTCAGAAAAATGAACAACAACCGGCACCTGCAAAGCAGCAGCTGGCAGCGCTTCCGCAAAAAGATTTGGCTACGCAAAATGCTACCCCGGGCAATACGGGTAATGCTATCAAAGAGCAAACAACCCTTGTGCCAAACACGGTTACGACAACTGTTGCCGATACATTGATGGCCGCGGTGGCTTCTGCTCCAACAGCGGTTGTAAACACTGAGTTGGATGAAGTGGTAGTGACGGGTTATGTTGCGGGTAAGAAAAAAGTATGGCAGTAGCACAGGCCAAACAAGAGCAACAACAACGCAGAGAGCTTTCGCAGGCTTTGCAGGGCAGGGTAGCGGGGTTGAATATGCGCAGCAGTCAGGCTGCACCAGCACCGCCAGCATTTAACTATAGTGCTCCTGGTGCTGCTACACAAGTACGCATCCGTGGTGCCGCCAGTCTCGACGCGAAAGACCAGCCTTTGTATGTGCTCAATGGTGTGCCCGTGCCGGATAGCTATGTCAAAAAAATCAATCCTTCAGAAATAGAATCCATAGATGTATTGAAAGACAGCAAAGCCATTGCCATTTATGGAAGTCGTGCTGCACAAGGGGTGATCATCATCAACACCAAAAAGCGTAGCAAAAAAGAAGAAGCACAAGTAGATAAGCTGAAGCAAAACCTGCAACAGGTAGGTGTTACGGTAGAGAATGGTCGCATGTACATCGAACCCGAAACTATCGAACAGGAGTCTTACAATCCCTTTGTAGAAAATCCATTTACCAATCCGGCATTGGAGCCATTGAGTACGTTTAGCATTGATGTAGACAATGCATCGTACAGCAATGTGCGGCGGTTCATCAACAACGGCGAACAAGTGCCACCCAGTGCCGTAAAGATTGAAGAAATGGTGAACTACTTTAAATACAACTATGCAGCACCCACCGGCAATATGCCTTTTGCCATGCATACAGAATACAGCCAGGCGCCCTGGAATAACGGGCATACATTGCTGCGGGTTGCACTAAAGGCAAAAGAATTGCCGCAGGATGATTTGCCAGCTTCTAATCTCGTATTTCTGATTGATGTGTCTGGCTCTATGAATGAACCCAATAAGCTGCCCTTGCTCAAGCAATCGATGAAAGTGTTGCTGAAGCAATTGCGGGCTGCAGACCGGGTAGCTATTGTGGTGTATGCAGGCGCTGCGGGTGTGGTATTGCCCAGTACCAGTGCTCAATACAAAGACAGCATCACACATGCTATCGATAAATTGTCGGCTGGTGGCAGCACGGCCGGTGGCGAAGGCATTGAGCTGGCGTATAAAATTGCGGTCGACAATTTTATTAAAAAGGGCAACAACCGCATTGTGCTGGCTACCGATGGCGATTTTAATGTAGGCATCAGCAGCACCGGCGATTTACAAAAGCTCATTGCACAAAAACGCCAAACAGGTGTATACCTTACCTGCCTGGGTTTTGGTGATGGCAACTACCGCGACGATGTGATGGAATCACTGGCCGAAAAAGGCAACGGCAATTACGCCTATATCGACAATCTGCAGGAAGCCAACCGGGTGCTGGGCAAAGAATTTGCGGGCACGGTGCATGCCGTGGCGAAGGATGTAAAAATTCAGATTGAATTCAATCCGCAGCATGTGCAGCGCTACCGTTTACTAGGCTACGAAACACGAATGCTTAAAGCAGAAGATTTTGCCAACGACAGCATTGATGCCGGCGAATTGGGTAGCGGTCATGTAGTGACAGCTTTGTATGAAATTATTCCTACCGGTGCTGAAAGCAAATTTTTGCAAGATGCACCAGTGCTGAAATACAGCAACCGTGACAAGCATAACAATCGCTATCAACAAGAACTGGCTACTATTAAGTTTCGGTACAAGCTGCCTCATGAAAGCAAAAGCACTGAAGGCTTGCAGGTGATTGATGCCCAATCGGTGCAGCTGGCTAAGAGTAGTAATGATTTTCGTTTTGCAGCAGCTGTAGCCTGGTTTGGCTTGGTGTTGCGTCAATCTGAATTGATTGGCGAAACAAAAATGGCGGACCTCATTCATTTGGCTCGTTATGCCAAAGATGCTGATGCCGATGGCTACCGCAGCGAGTTCGTTCGATTGGTAGAAACTTGGAACAGATAGCTGTTCTTCATCAACAAAAAAGCCCGATGATTTGATTCATCGGGCTTTTGCTTTTTTGCAAATATGGTTACTGTTTTATCAATGTTTGTACCCAACGCTGGGTTTCGTTTTGTAAGCGTATTTGGTAAGTGCCGGCAGGTAATGCAGCAGGCAGCAGAATTTGTTGCACCGCATTGCTCATGAGTTGCAGGCTTTGCTGCTGCAGTATTTGACCCTGCATGTTCAGCAATGTGTAGCTGTATTTACCGGCAGCCATATTGCTGGTTTGCAGGGTTACTGTGTTTTGTTGAATGAGTGTAGGATACCATTGTACGGCTGCAGTGGGTGTAACCGAGAGCAGCACTACATTGCTGTATTGCAAGCGACCATCTTTGTCGATATTGACAATGCGATAATAGGCATTGCCCTTGAGCGGTTGTACATCGGTAAATGTATATTGACTGTTGCCTGTAGCCATTACTTCGCCAATGCTGGTAAATTGTTGGCCATCTGCAGAGCGTTGTACTGCATAGCGCAACACGTTTATTTCACTGCCTACTTTCCATTGCAGCAATACCTGCTGGTTATGTTTGCTGGCTTCTACACTCAGGTAGCGAACGGGTAGTACACTGAGGTCGGCACTTAGTGCCATGCTGTATACCACATCGCTAAGTGTGAGCCTTGCGGTAATGCTGCCGCCGCTTAGCGGAATGGAATTGATTTTGCAATAAATGCCGCTTGCCTGATCGATGCTGATAAAGTAGATGCGGCTATTGTTGGCATCTACCAACAGGTCGCGGTATTGCTGGCCTGTTTGCGAAGCCAATGTATTGACAGTACCAGATGAAATATTCCGACTGAGCAATTCAGCGGTATTTACTTCATCCCATTCTGTCCAGTACATAATGCTGCCCGCAATGGCCAAACCTGTAATGGTATTGGGCGTGTTGTACAAATTCACCGTGCCGGTTCCATCGGCATTGGCCTGCACAATAAAGTAATCGCCGGGCACTACTGGTTGATTGATGTAATAAATTTTGCCACTGTTAAATTCAATGTCTCCGGTGTTGCCAATATTATTGGCCTGGCCTGCACCACCAGTAATGGCGGTAATGCCTGTGCCATCGGGGTTAAAGCTGAATAAGCCCGTACCATTGTCGGCCACAAATATTTTACCAGCACCCACTGCTACACCCGAAGGGGCACTCAAATTGCTGTTGTCCAGCACTTCAATAGAACTGCCATCGTAATTGCTGCGGAGCAATTCGCTGCTGCTGCTGCCACCAATCCAAACCACTTTGTTGTTGATGAAGTCAACGGCTACATCATTGCCACTGCCACTAAAGTTGTCGGCTGTTATTTCGTTCGATTGTTGGGTGATACCTGTACTACGGGATAACAAGGCGCTACGCAGATTGAAGTTGCCGCTGTAGGAACTGTAGATGGGCATAAATACAGATGCGTTACCTGTTACTGCTGCGGCACTCACGGTAGTGTGCGAAATAATTTTACTATTGCTGCTATAGGCCGATGTACCGCCTGTAGCCGCAATGTTTACATAGGCGCCATTAATGCCTTCGCTTTGGTCCCAGGCTCGAACTTCTATGGTAGCGGTGCCCGTTCCGGTTGGGTTAAAACGGATTCTTGTACCAAGGCCTGTTTCATCTTGTGCCAGCAACAGTGCATTGCTGCTGCTAACTGCACCCATCGCCGCCCAGGTGCCATTGGGTAAAATGTATTCCCAATCGCCATGCGCACCACTGGTAGCAATGATGGCAATGCCTTTGGCCACACAGCTTTCAGCGTCGGTCATAAATGCTGCAGCAGTGCTGGAGTTGATGAGGTCGCCAACAGAAATACCTTCGTTGTCGGTTTGAGTTACTACCAACGAATTGATGAAAGGATTGGATGCACTGTTGAGCACCGGTGCACTGTTGGCCGGCACACTCAGCACATAATCTTCTACCTCGCCGGTATAGGCGTCGCAGGCAGTAGCGGCTGTGTTGCCCTGGCGCAAAGCGATGCGTACCCGCAGGGTGCTGCTGGTAAAAGGTACCACAGTAAAATTGAGGCTGGCATTGAGTGTGCTGCTGGCTGTTACGGTGTTGCTGTAATTCACCACCGTTTCGCCTGCGTCGTCAAAATCATTGTCGGCATTGTAATCAATAAACAAAGCCATGGTTACATCACGGTCGGTGCCGCCGGGGTTGCTGATGGTGACGGGGAGTACCACTTCACAATTGCGCTGCATGGTGCCGGCGCTGCCAGGGGTAAAGCTGAAGCCCGAAGAACCGGTGCTGTAATTGAGGCCACTGCTAATACCGGTGCTGTTGAAATTGACCTGACTAATAAACACACCACCGCTACTGGTGGCCGGTGTGCAATACTGGGCTTGCAGGTAGGAAAAAGAACAAAGCAGGAGGGTAAGGAGGAGTAAACGTGTTTTCATTCCGGGATTTTGGTAAGGAAAATAATCTGGGTAGGGCCAAGAGAAAGGGTAGTGGGTGCGTACATGTAGGGGCATGTACATTTCGTGTAAAAGTAGGAACATCAATTTTTATGAACACATTGAAATCTGCATCGTAGCACAAAGCGACTATTTCATCGATGAAAACCGGTTTTTTCCAGATAAAAAAGAGCATGCTGTTTGGCATGCTCTTTTGAGATTTCGAAAGATTTATTTACTGCTTTACAAAGCGGAGTTGCGTTTGCTGCTTTCCGTCAGTTACCACGGCAGTATACACACCTGCGGGCAGGCTGGCGGTACTGAGTGACAGGCTTTGGCTACCGGCTACTACTGACAGTTGCTGGCTTTGTACAATCTGACCACCCGCAGCTACAATGCGCAGTTGCAGGTTGGCTTTTTGAGTGGTGCTCAGTTGCAGCAGTGCACTGTTGCTTACTACGGATGGTACCATGTTCAGGTTAAGCCCGTTGCCAGCGCCGCTTGGCATCAGCACGGCTACGCTGCTGTACGTTATTTTACCTGCATCGCTGGTGAGTTTGAGGCGGTAGAAAACCTTACTGCTACCGGCGTTTACATCTGCATAACTGAAAGGCAGGTTACAACGGGCAGCATCTGCTTTTTCGCTGTATACTTTGCTGAAGTTTTTACCATCGATACTGCGCTGCACCTCAAACGTAGCATAGCTGCCGCTGCAGCTGGCACGCCAGTTGAGCTCAGCCGTCTGACCCTGGCGGCGGGCATTGAATTGCTTTAGCGATACATTCAATGGTGTTTGAGGAAATTCGTTGCTGGCAGAAAAAGTAATGGGAGCAAATCCAAAATTAGGGCCACCACCTGCAGTACCATCTCCAATGTTTTGTACCAGGGCTTCATTGCTGCGGTAGGCCGAAGCTGCTACATATGTAGCTACAAATTTGAATCTGATAGGACCGGTAATGCCCAACTCCGATTTAGGAATGGTGCGGGTGGTAGTATTGCTATTGAAGCTGATGTAGGTAAGGCTGTTGGCGCCTCCGGGTGTCAGCTCAAACAATACGGAGCCAAAATTGCCCCAAGCCATACCGTAGTCTGCCGTAAAACCTGCAGGAAAAGTAACTTCAGAAGCATTGGCACCACTGTTGCCCGATACTGAAGCACGGCCGCCATCGGCATCGTCATTAATGGTGCTGGTATTGGCTACGCCGCCCGTTTTAGAATCAAAATAAATCACCAGATTGTCGTTCAGGGCTGCACCGGTAGTCAGCGTCAGCACAATGTCAGTGCCAGATTCTGCAATGGTAAGTGAGCCATTGCCAATGGTGCCGCCAAAACCGGTTTTACCATTGCCATTGTACGTGTTTTGGCCATAGGCATGTCCGGCCAGCAACACTACTGCGAGTAGAAGTTTTTTCATAAGCAAACATGTATTTTATACACAATATTATGGGTGATTCACATTCAAATCGTACAGTTTTCGATGAAAAATATACCCTTAAAAAATGCTTAAACCACCCAAAGTCCGGCTTTGTTCAACCCATTGATGGGCTTGTTGTCCCAAAACAGTTCAAAGTGTTCTAAACCGGCAGCAGTGTAGTCGGCTTTCACTTCTTGCAATGTCCACTGGCGGGGCTGGTCGATGTGTATTTTTTGTAGTAGTTCATGCAGCCATTTCCCTTGGGTATCGGGCACACTAATGTTGATGGTTTTGCTACGGCTTTCAAAACGTAGCGATGCCATGCTCCAACTGCTTCCTTTCTTCGTTTTTACAAAATACTCGATGGCTGGCTGCGGGCCGTAGTAGATCACTTTGGTATTGGCAGTGCTTGGGCTGCTATCGACATTGGTCAAAATGTTGCGGATATAATCCGGGGCAATGCTGGTTTTGGGTACTTTGTGTTCAAACCATTTAAACAGCGGCACATCAAAACCTACACCGTGCATGTAGTTATGCAACGATTTTTTTAGACCGTCACTAAACATTTCATGTTCTGTTCCGCTGGGGTCTTCGTGTACCACATCGTTGTCAGCAAAGGTTGGTGTAAACGGAATGACAGCTTTTACGCCAAACTTTTCGGGAGCTAAACCAACCGGGCTGTGGGCCGTCATGGCAAACTGGTGCCAGAAGCCCGATTGCAATACGCCGCATTCAAACAGCTGGCGTACCATTTCCAAACTATCGATGGTTTCCTGTGCGGTTTGCGTAGGAAAACCATACATGAGGTAGGCATGCACCATAATGCCTGCTTCGGTAAAATGCTTGTTTACCTTCGCCACCTGTGCCACAGTTATGCCTTTGTTGATGAGTTGCAGGAGGCGGTCGCTGGCTACTTCGAGGCCGCCGCTTACGGCAATGCAGCCCGCTGCTTTCAGCAGGAAGCAAAGGTCTTGGGTAAAGCTTTTTTCAAACCGCACATTGGTCCACCAGGCCACGTTGAGTTTGCGCCGCAATATTTCAATACTCAATGCTTTCATGAGTGAGGGCGGTGCCGCTTCATCTACAAAATGAAAACCATTGAAACCCGTTTGGGCAATGAGCTGCTCCATGCGGTCAACGATTTGTGCCGCAGCTACGGGCTCGTACAGCCGGATGTAATCGAGGCTCACATCGCAGAAGGTACATTTTCCCCAATAGCAGCCATGTGCCATGGTGAGTTTATTCCAGCGGCCATCGCTCCACAAACTGTGCATGGGGTTCGCTATTTCTATAGCATTGATGTATTCCGTCAACAGCAGGTCGCTGTAATCTGGCGTACCTACATCACTCATTTTATAATCGCTGAAAGCGGGGCTGTTCTTGTAGTGAAGTACACCGTCTTGTAGGAGAAAACAGCGTTTCAATTCGTCGGCGCTACATTCACGGTCAATGTATTTCAGCAGTTGTTCCAGTGGTCGTTCGCCATCATCCAGCGTGATGTAATGAAAAAATTCAAACACCCGTGTATCGCTGAGGCTGCGCAGCTCAGTATTGGCAAAGCCGCCACCCATGGCTACCTGAATCTGTGGATGCTGTTTGCGGATGTGCTGCGCAATGCGAAAGGCACTGAACAAATTACCCGGAAAAGGCACCGATAATGCTACCAGTTTCGGTTGTGCTTTTTGAATATGAGCTTCCAGCAAATTCATGCTGATGCTGTCAATCCAACTCAGCGGTTGCTGTAAGGTTTGATACAGTTCATCGAAACTGTTGGCACTTCGGCCCAGCCTTTCGGCATAGCGGCTAAAGCCAAAATGCTCGTCGATGTTTTCTTTCACAAAATCACCGAGGTCTTCGAGGTACATGGTGGCCACATGCTTGGCCTGATCCTGAAAGCCCATGTTGCCGAATGAAAACTGCAGGTCGTCGAGCTGCGCAAAACGAGCCGCTTCGGGTAAAAATCCACGTTTGGCTATAAGCTGCGCCAGGGTGGGTTTCTTGCCTTGCAAAAAGGCTATAGCATCGTCGATGGTATGGATGTAATTGTCCTGCAGGGCAAAAATGCGGCGGCTATTGTCGCTGAACTGATCGGCTTTGGCAGCGGCCCGGGCAAACATGTCCTGCAATCCTTGTCGGCAAAACATCCGCAGCGTTACCTCAATGCCCAAATCGGCCTGCCGGCAGCTGATGCCCTTGGTGTTGAAAAAACCTTTGAGGTAGGCCGTAGCCGGGTAGGGCGTATTCAACTGGGTAAATGCAGGCGTAATCAGCAGGATATCTGTTGGCAACGGAGAGGAGTTTCGGCAAAAATAGTTGGTTGAAGGCAAGGTTAAGGACGAGGTTAGGGTTGAAGCGTTTGTAGTTTGTGGTTTGTGGTTGGCAGGGAAATCAGTTGCCAGTTTCTTCATCACCCGTTTTCTATTTCCCCAAATCCTTCGTGTCCCTTTGCGCCTTCGTGACTTGGTGGTTCCCTAATCCCTAATTTCTAATCTCTAATTCCTGATTCCCGCCACCCGCTTCCTGTCATTTTTGCACTTCGCCTGCGTTGGCAGCATTCTTGTGGCTTCTACATTTGCACTCAATTTGTAGCTATGGAACAGCAAGAATTGCATAAAAACGAAGAAATGACTGACAATAACGCAGAAGCAGTAGCCGGCGAAAGCATGAACACGGATGAAAATGTAGCAGGTACCAACAACCTGAATGAAGCCGTGGCTACCGAAAATGAAATGGAAAAACTGCAGGCAGAGCTGGCTGAGCAGAAAGACAAATACCTGCGCCTTTTTGCCGAGTTCGACAACTACAAACGGCGTACTGCTAAAGAACGCATTGAGCTGATGCAAACCGCCGGCCGCGAAGTGATTGGCTCCCTGCTGGATGTGCTCGACGACAGCGAAAGGGCCGAAAAAACCATGGAAACAGCACAAGATGTAGCCGTGGTGAAAGAAGGGGTGCAATTGGTATTTGCCAAGTTGCGCAGCACCCTGGAGCAAAAAGGCCTCAAACCCATGAGCAGCGTAGGTGAGGAGTTCAACCCCGACCTGCACGAAGCCATCACCGAAATTCCTGCCCCCACCGAAGACCTGCAGGGCAAGGTGATAGACCAGGTACAAAAAGGCTATTACCTCGGCGAAAAGATTATCCGCTTTGCAAAAGTGGTGGTCGGAAAATAATGTGCAGATGGGCAAATGTGAAAATGTGCCAATGCACTCATTCATCACCAGCCTGTTTTATATCACCAAGCTCCATTAGCACATTCGCTTATTGGCACATTGGCAAATTAAGTTTATGAGTTCGAAAAGAGATTTTTACGAAATACTGGGCGTTAGCAAAACCGCTTCGGCCGATGAGATTAAGAAAGCTTATCGCAAGGTGGCCATGCAATACCACCCCGACCGCAACCCCGGCGATAAGGCGGCTGAAGAGAAGTTTAAAGAAGCCGCTGAGGCCTATGAAATTTTGAGTGACGCCGACAAGCGGGCACAATACGACCGTTTTGGTCATGCGGCATTTGGTCCCGGCCGTGGTCCCGGTGGCGGTGGTCACCCCGGCGGCATGAACATGGATGATATTTTCAGCCAGTTCGGCGACATTTTTGGTGATGATATTTTCGGCAGCTTCTTTGGCGGCGGTGGTGGCCGTGGCGGTCGTGGCGGCCAGAGCCGTGCCCGTGGTACCCGTGGCAGCGACCTGCGGGTAAAAATCAAACTCAACTTTGAAGAGATTGCCAAAGGCGCCAGCAAAACCATCAAGGTGAAAAAATACGTGGGTTGCCAAACCTGCGGCGGCAGCGGTGCCAAAGACAAAAGCAGTGTGCAAACCTGCGGTACCTGCGGCGGTAGCGGCCAGGTGCGCCGGGTGCAAAACACCTTCCTCGGTCAAATGCAAACCGTAACTACCTGCCCAACCTGTAATGGTGAAGGCACCAGCATCACCGCCAAGTGCGGCAGCTGCAAAGGCGACGGTCGGGTGTTTGGCGAAGAAACCGTAACTGTGAACATACCTGCCGGTGTACACGAAGGCATTGAACTGCGGGTAGAAGGCAAAGGCAACGCCGGCGAACGGGGTGGCTATGCCGGCGATCTGCGGGTGCTGATTGAAGAAGAACCACATGCAGAACTGCACCGCGATGGATTGAACGTGGCTTACGAATTATACGTGTCGTTCCCCGATGCGGTGTTTGGCACCGAAGTACAGGTGCCGACCATTGATGGTAAGGCCAAAATCAAAATTCCAGCCGGTACGCAGAGTGGTAAAATTTTCCGCCTCAAAGGCAAAGGCTTCCCCAGCTTGCAGAGCTACGAAAAAGGCGACCAGCTCATTCATGTAAATGTGTGGACGCCACAGCATGTAAGCAGCGAAGAAAAAGCCATGTTGGAAAAAATGAATGGCAGTCAAAACTTTCAACCTGCACCAGATAAAAACAGCAAATCCTTCTTCCAGAAAGTGAAGGAAATGTTTGAATAACGGAACTGTATTTCAGTAATCAATAGCCATCCAAAAAGGGTGGCTATTTTGTTTTCCGCTTTTTGCGCCAGCGCTGTTGAATGGGTGCTGGATTGTACACCTGTTGTGTTTGCTGCAGCAATTGTAAAAAGCCTGCATCCGATTTGTTCTCGGCGGCAAAGCATTGTGCAGCCAGCGTCATCACATCTGTAAAAGATACGGGCTGTTGTGGCGTAGCTTGCCGGAGCAGCTGTCCGTACCAGGCCAGGGTTGTTGCTTTTTTAAACGCGGTATCAGCCAACGGCAAAGCCATAGGCACTGCAGTAAATGGAACGTTGTGGGCAATCTGTACACTATCCCGCAGCAGGCACTTGTATTGCAATTCCCAGGAGCCTTGCAGTGGTGTTTGAATACTGGCATTGCCCTTGGGTACTATTTCCAGCATGGCCACAATGGTTTGGCCCGAGCCGATGTTGGCGCCATTCAACAGCAGTGTATTGTTGGCCAAAGCTTGCTTTCTGTTGTCGTAGCCAACGAGCTTGTATTGCTGCATCACGCTGCTGTCGAAATACACATGAATGCTGGCGTCGGCGGCTACATGGTAGAGGTTTTCCGTCAGCTCTTGTACCATCACTTTTTGGGCTTCTTCTTCGGTATCGAGGTAAGCAAAATTGCCATTGCCCATTTTGGCCAGCACTTCAATTTTACTGTCTTTATAGTTGCCCATGCCCACACCCAAACAACTGAGTGTAACTCCGGTATGTCTGTATGCTTTGATGAGTCTTTCCAGTGCTTCATCTTCGGTGATGCCCATGTTGAAATCGCCATCGGTAGCCAGTATCACTTTGTTGACGCCGCTATCCAATGCATTGGTAGTAGCCAGTTCATACGCCAGTTGAATGCCATTGGAGCCTGCAGTGGCACCACCGGCAATGAGTGCATCAATAGCAGCACGTATACTGTCTTTATACTGGCCCGAAATGGGTGGCAACATAATGCCCGGCGAACCGCCGTAAGTGACGATGGCTACCCTGTCTTGCGGCCGCAAATGCTCCACCAATTTTTTAAAACCATTCTTCAACAAAGGCAGGCGGTTGTTTTCTTCCATGGAACCGCTGTTGTCTATCAGAAAAACCATGTTGGCCGGGGGTAAATTTTCTACGGGAATTTTTGGGGCTACTACATTTAGCATCAACAACAAATGGTTGGCATTCCAGGGGCAGACAGATAATGCAGATGCCATGCCCATGCTGCTGTCGCCGGGTTGTGCCTGTGGCAGTTGAAGATTAAAATAATTCCAGAGTTCTTCTATACGTACGGCATTGGGCGGTACCTGTGTGCTGTGGGCTATAAACCGACGGATATTACTATACGATGCATGGTTGTTGTTGGGTACAAAACCAACAGAAGGAAACGCACTTGTATTGGTGAAATGATTGGGCACAATTTCGTTGTACGATTCGCCATTGCCCGTAGCTATTTCCGTGACATGTTGTTTTTGCTGTGGCGCCATGCTCAGGCTCGATAGTCTGCTTTCCAGTTTAGCTTTTTGCAGCATGGTAGCGTTGTATCGAAGCACAACCTGCTGGTATTTGCCGTGCATCAATACTATTTGCGTAGTGTCAAATCCTTCGGCATAGCAGGTGGCTGTATCCGTTGATACAAAGGCAGAAATGCCAAACTCGCCACCACTGCCGGCCTGATACAGCAACTGATTGCTGCGCAGTTTGATGTTGACAAAAGGAATGAGGGTGCCCGTGCTGTCTTTGAAACCACCTGTAAAATAGAATGACTGTGCATGGCTCACGGCGGGGCAGAGGAGCAGGCACAGCAAAACGCATTTACCGATATGTTGCAGGTAGTGTAGCATGATGGCACAGCGGTACCACGGCATTTCTTCAGCACCTACAACGTAGCGGCCGTGGTTTTATTAGTCTTTCAGCTGATAAATTTCAGGCAAATTGCGACCAAAACCATCATAATCAAGGCCATAGCCTACCACAAATTTGTTGGGGATGGTAATGCCGATGTATTTCAGGTCGAGGGGATGCACCTGCGCCTCGGGCTTGTGCAGCAGGGTGCAAATAGACAAGCTGGCCGGTTGCTGGTGTTCTATTTCGGGCAGAAAAGCCGACAGTGTTTTGCCGGTGTCTACAATGTCTTCAAGGATAATGACGTGGCGGTTTTTAATCACTGTGTCCAAACCGATAGCCGTAATCACATGGCCGCTGCTCTTGGTGCCTTTGTAAGAAGCCAGTTTGATAAAACAGATTTCAGCCGGAAAGTCGAGCTTCTTAAACAGATCGGAAGAAAACATGAACGAGCCGTTCAGGATGGCAATAAACAACGGCGTTTTGTCGCCATAGTCTGCTTTGATTTGTGCCGCCAGCGTAGCAATACTTGCATCAATGGTTTCGGCATCCAAAAAAGGTACAAAAGATTTATCGAGAACCTGAACGCTGGCAGACATAACGGCTGAGTTTTAAAGCGGCGAAAGTACGACCCCACCCGCCATC
The Phnomibacter ginsenosidimutans genome window above contains:
- a CDS encoding B12-binding domain-containing radical SAM protein, encoding MPTDILLITPAFTQLNTPYPATAYLKGFFNTKGISCRQADLGIEVTLRMFCRQGLQDMFARAAAKADQFSDNSRRIFALQDNYIHTIDDAIAFLQGKKPTLAQLIAKRGFLPEAARFAQLDDLQFSFGNMGFQDQAKHVATMYLEDLGDFVKENIDEHFGFSRYAERLGRSANSFDELYQTLQQPLSWIDSISMNLLEAHIQKAQPKLVALSVPFPGNLFSAFRIAQHIRKQHPQIQVAMGGGFANTELRSLSDTRVFEFFHYITLDDGERPLEQLLKYIDRECSADELKRCFLLQDGVLHYKNSPAFSDYKMSDVGTPDYSDLLLTEYINAIEIANPMHSLWSDGRWNKLTMAHGCYWGKCTFCDVSLDYIRLYEPVAAAQIVDRMEQLIAQTGFNGFHFVDEAAPPSLMKALSIEILRRKLNVAWWTNVRFEKSFTQDLCFLLKAAGCIAVSGGLEVASDRLLQLINKGITVAQVAKVNKHFTEAGIMVHAYLMYGFPTQTAQETIDSLEMVRQLFECGVLQSGFWHQFAMTAHSPVGLAPEKFGVKAVIPFTPTFADNDVVHEDPSGTEHEMFSDGLKKSLHNYMHGVGFDVPLFKWFEHKVPKTSIAPDYIRNILTNVDSSPSTANTKVIYYGPQPAIEYFVKTKKGSSWSMASLRFESRSKTINISVPDTQGKWLHELLQKIHIDQPRQWTLQEVKADYTAAGLEHFELFWDNKPINGLNKAGLWVV
- a CDS encoding vWA domain-containing protein, whose amino-acid sequence is MLHYLQHIGKCVLLCLLLCPAVSHAQSFYFTGGFKDSTGTLIPFVNIKLRSNQLLYQAGSGGEFGISAFVSTDTATCYAEGFDTTQIVLMHGKYQQVVLRYNATMLQKAKLESRLSSLSMAPQQKQHVTEIATGNGESYNEIVPNHFTNTSAFPSVGFVPNNNHASYSNIRRFIAHSTQVPPNAVRIEELWNYFNLQLPQAQPGDSSMGMASALSVCPWNANHLLLMLNVVAPKIPVENLPPANMVFLIDNSGSMEENNRLPLLKNGFKKLVEHLRPQDRVAIVTYGGSPGIMLPPISGQYKDSIRAAIDALIAGGATAGSNGIQLAYELATTNALDSGVNKVILATDGDFNMGITEDEALERLIKAYRHTGVTLSCLGVGMGNYKDSKIEVLAKMGNGNFAYLDTEEEAQKVMVQELTENLYHVAADASIHVYFDSSVMQQYKLVGYDNRKQALANNTLLLNGANIGSGQTIVAMLEIVPKGNASIQTPLQGSWELQYKCLLRDSVQIAHNVPFTAVPMALPLADTAFKKATTLAWYGQLLRQATPQQPVSFTDVMTLAAQCFAAENKSDAGFLQLLQQTQQVYNPAPIQQRWRKKRKTK
- a CDS encoding nucleotide exchange factor GrpE, with the translated sequence MEQQELHKNEEMTDNNAEAVAGESMNTDENVAGTNNLNEAVATENEMEKLQAELAEQKDKYLRLFAEFDNYKRRTAKERIELMQTAGREVIGSLLDVLDDSERAEKTMETAQDVAVVKEGVQLVFAKLRSTLEQKGLKPMSSVGEEFNPDLHEAITEIPAPTEDLQGKVIDQVQKGYYLGEKIIRFAKVVVGK
- the hpt gene encoding hypoxanthine phosphoribosyltransferase; amino-acid sequence: MSASVQVLDKSFVPFLDAETIDASIATLAAQIKADYGDKTPLFIAILNGSFMFSSDLFKKLDFPAEICFIKLASYKGTKSSGHVITAIGLDTVIKNRHVIILEDIVDTGKTLSAFLPEIEHQQPASLSICTLLHKPEAQVHPLDLKYIGITIPNKFVVGYGLDYDGFGRNLPEIYQLKD
- the dnaJ gene encoding molecular chaperone DnaJ, translated to MSSKRDFYEILGVSKTASADEIKKAYRKVAMQYHPDRNPGDKAAEEKFKEAAEAYEILSDADKRAQYDRFGHAAFGPGRGPGGGGHPGGMNMDDIFSQFGDIFGDDIFGSFFGGGGGRGGRGGQSRARGTRGSDLRVKIKLNFEEIAKGASKTIKVKKYVGCQTCGGSGAKDKSSVQTCGTCGGSGQVRRVQNTFLGQMQTVTTCPTCNGEGTSITAKCGSCKGDGRVFGEETVTVNIPAGVHEGIELRVEGKGNAGERGGYAGDLRVLIEEEPHAELHRDGLNVAYELYVSFPDAVFGTEVQVPTIDGKAKIKIPAGTQSGKIFRLKGKGFPSLQSYEKGDQLIHVNVWTPQHVSSEEKAMLEKMNGSQNFQPAPDKNSKSFFQKVKEMFE